The genomic region ATTATGGGAGTATGAATATGCTGATCTTAAAATGAAATCTTAATTTATGAAAGGGGGTATTATTTTGAAAAATTATTTTATCATAATTTTTTTCGTTATTATCTCATCAACTGTGCTTGCTGGCACAACATTTACCGGGCCCAATACTATTTTTCAGCCTGCTATAAATATGCCTTACGATGTATATGCAGCAGACCTGGATGGTGATGGAGATATCGACATCATCTCTGCCTCCTACGGGAAATATTACATTGCATGGTTTGAAAATCTCGGCAGCGGCAATTTCTCAGGGCCAAAGCCAGTAGCGGATGACGGATCTACGGCTGTCTCAGTTTTTGCAGCAGACCTTGACTGTGACGGTGATATAGATATACTTTCAGCATCATCAGATGATAACAGAATTGCATGGTATGAAAATGATGGTACAGGAAATTTCTCCGATCCAAAAATAATAACCACAGAGACTGCAGAAGCAAAAGATGTATTTGCTGCAGATTTGGATGGCGATGGAGATATGGATGTGCTCTCTGCTTCATATACGGACAATAAAATTGCGTGGTATGAAAATGACGGTAAAGGCAATTTTTCACAGCAGAAAATAATCAGTACTGAAGTTAATAGAGCTAAATCCGTCTATGCAGCAGACCTTGACGGAGACGGGGATTTGGATGTACTGTCTGCTTCAGCTTGTAATATTTCATGGTACGATAATGACGGAAACGGTAATTTCTCAGAACAAAAAATTATCTCAACAAATTTAAAATGGGCAACATCAGTTTATGCTGCAGACTTAGATAAGGATGGGTTTATAGACGTACTATCAGCTTCGATAGGAGATGACAAAATAGCATGGTATAAAAACAATGGAAACGGAAGTTTTTCTGAAACAAACCTGATATACAGTAATGCCCACGATCCTTTATCAGTTTATGCAGCAGATCTTGATTGTGACGGAAATTTGGATGTACTCTCTTCATCACGTTACGAAATAGCATGGTATAAAAATGATGGTAAAGGGGTTTTTTCTGGTCAGAGAATTATCAGGGAAAGCTCTTCTTCTTTTGTTAGCTCAACAGTTTTTGCTACTGATCTCGATTATGATGGAGATCCAGATATATTATCAACAGGTTGCAGCAATGACAATATTGCCTGGTATGAAAATAAGGGTAATGGTGTGTTTTCAGAAAACAGAGATCTTTTTACGACATCATATATGAAATCAATATATACTACAGATATTGACAATGATGGTGATCCGGATGTATTATCTGCTTCATGCAAAGATAATAAAATAGCATGGTATGAAAATGACGGCACAGGGGATTTTTCCCAGCAGAAAATTATAACCACACAAGCTGATTGCGCATGGGATGTATATACAGCAGATCTCGATGGCGATGGAGATATGGATGTTCTTTCTGCTTTATATAGTGGCGACAAAATAGCTTGGTATGAAAATGACGGAACGGGAAATTTTTCAGAACAAAAAATCATAACAACAATAGCTGACGAGGCTGTTTCTGTATATGCAGCGGATATTGATGGGGATTGGGACATGGATGTACTTTCTGCTTCATGTTTTGACAGTAAGATAGCCTGGTATGAAAACGACGGCACAGGAAATTTTTCTGAGCAGAAAATTATTTCAACAAGTGCAAGATTTGCAAAATCAATATTTGCGGTAGATTTGGATGGAGACAGAGATATAGATGTTATATCCGCATCAAGCGGCGAAGTAGATTTTAAAGTAAAATGGTATAAGAATGATGGTAATGGAAATTTTTCAGAACCTAAAACAATCAGTACAGAAAGCGAAAGGATTTTCTCTGTATACGCAGCAGACTTAGATAACGACGGAGATATGGATGTTTTATCTACAGGAGAAGGATTGTTATCTTGGTACGAAAACGATGGTTCAGGTAATTTTTCCAACAGATACATTTTGTCATGGTTCGAAAGATATGGAGTTGATGTTATAGCCGTAGATCTGGATGAAGATGGAGATATGGATATTATATCTGCTTCATACTGGGATTACAAGATATCCTGGTATGAGAATTACGGAACAGGTAATTTTTCTGAAGAAAAAATTATTACAGGTAGTGGTAGTGTCGGAGATGTTATTTTTTGGGCAGGGCTTGAGTCAATTTGTTCAGCAGACCTTGATTGTGACGGAGATAATGATATTCTGTATACTGAATCTTTAGGAGATAATATAGAATGGTACAAGAATATGTATGTTGAGACAGGAATCCCCAAAACAATAAATAAGTCCATACCATTGTCTTTTAATTTGAGCGTTTTTCCAAATCCATTCAACCAATCAGCTACAATATACTACACTGTTCCAAAATCAGAACCAGATATTTATCTTGCTATATACGACATATCAGGCAGGTGCGTCAAAAAATTTAATCTTAACAAACAAACAAAAGGTACACACAGTGTAAAATGGGACGGTACAGACAGAGCCGGTACTCCTCTGCCCAGCGGCATTTACGTTTGTTGTTTAAAAAAAACCAATGGATATTTGATTAAATCAGTAAAGGTATCTATTGTGCGGTAAAATTCTTAAAAATTATATATTTTTCTTCAGGAGGAAAAGTTATGTGTTTTAAAAAAATCTACAGTTTAGCTATAGTGTTAATTTTATTCGATATTTATGTCTCACCATTAAATGCGGAATGGGTTTCGTTTAATTCGGGGAATAAGAAAAGGCCACAAATAAATGTTATCAAATCAAATAATACTGAAACAGTAGTTGAAATAATATTAAATGGTATAAATCTTGACAAAGTTGAAGCTAATGGGCAAATTTATTATTCCTTAAGATTTAGTAACAATAAAGCTACTTCAGAAATTGGTAAACCACGAATACCAATTATTTCTAAAATGGTCGGTATTCCTGACATGGGAAGTGTTAAAATAAACATTATAGAAAAGGATGAAGAGTATTTTGGAAATTACAAGGTATATCCCTATCAGGGTGTTATATATGAAGGCCAGAAAAAACCTTTTGTCATTGATAAAGATTTTTATCAGAAAGACATAAAATATCCAGGTGAATATACAAAAGTAAGTGATCCTATGATATGGCGGGATATAAGATATATACTGTTAAAATTATACCCTGTAAAATATAATCCAATAAAAGGGAATGTTACTGTCTGTAAGAGGATGGTTATTTCTTTAAAATACACAAAAAGTGGAGGTAAAAACACATATACAAAAAACAGAAAAAATATTGGGAAAGAATGGAGTAAAATATATCGCAAAACAATTATTAACTATAATTACCTTGATCTCATAAGAAATAATTCTGGAAATTTGTATAAATAATCCATTAATTCCGGTTACGAGTATATTATATTAACTGCTTCAGATTATTACGATAAGATAATACCGTTAGCACAATGGCGTTGCAGAAAAGGATTGAAAACAAAAATATTTAAAATTGAAGATGAAATAGGTAGCAACCCAACACAAGATCAGATAAAAATGTTTATTAAATTACAATATAACAACCCTGAAAACAATTTAAAATATGTACTATTGGTTGGTGATAATGACAAAATTCCTATGGCTAGCGGCCACTATAATAATAATCCTGAAAGACCGGATTGGGATGGTGATTATTGGTATTCAGACTTGTACAGCGATAATTATACGTTTCGTAATAGTTATGACCGTTCTTCACCTCCGGAATTATCAATTGGAAGAATTTCGGTGAATAATTCTGATGGAACTGCTGTAATTGTTAATAAAATACTGAAGTATGAACAGACTCCGCCAGCAGTACAAATAAATGGTATTCCATGGGAAAAGAGAGTATTAAATATTGCACATTTTGAAACACATTATTATGATGATAAAGGTATTGCACATGACTTACATCCAACCTATCAGGAGAATAAAGAAGATATTGCCAATGATTATAATGATAATTTAATTTTTATCCCAATATATGGTAGTGAGGATAAAACAAATGATGATATTAGCAATGGTATAAATACCGGTGTTGGTATAGTTAATTACAGAGGTCATGGTGGTAATGGTTCTTGGTCAGGGTGGAATAATGACCAAGAAGATTACGGTGAACGACATGTCATTCCAACACCATTATTATATAATGTATCCGATGATCTTTGTAATTTACACAAAACCCCAATAATTTTTTC from bacterium harbors:
- a CDS encoding VCBS repeat-containing protein, which translates into the protein MKNYFIIIFFVIISSTVLAGTTFTGPNTIFQPAINMPYDVYAADLDGDGDIDIISASYGKYYIAWFENLGSGNFSGPKPVADDGSTAVSVFAADLDCDGDIDILSASSDDNRIAWYENDGTGNFSDPKIITTETAEAKDVFAADLDGDGDMDVLSASYTDNKIAWYENDGKGNFSQQKIISTEVNRAKSVYAADLDGDGDLDVLSASACNISWYDNDGNGNFSEQKIISTNLKWATSVYAADLDKDGFIDVLSASIGDDKIAWYKNNGNGSFSETNLIYSNAHDPLSVYAADLDCDGNLDVLSSSRYEIAWYKNDGKGVFSGQRIIRESSSSFVSSTVFATDLDYDGDPDILSTGCSNDNIAWYENKGNGVFSENRDLFTTSYMKSIYTTDIDNDGDPDVLSASCKDNKIAWYENDGTGDFSQQKIITTQADCAWDVYTADLDGDGDMDVLSALYSGDKIAWYENDGTGNFSEQKIITTIADEAVSVYAADIDGDWDMDVLSASCFDSKIAWYENDGTGNFSEQKIISTSARFAKSIFAVDLDGDRDIDVISASSGEVDFKVKWYKNDGNGNFSEPKTISTESERIFSVYAADLDNDGDMDVLSTGEGLLSWYENDGSGNFSNRYILSWFERYGVDVIAVDLDEDGDMDIISASYWDYKISWYENYGTGNFSEEKIITGSGSVGDVIFWAGLESICSADLDCDGDNDILYTESLGDNIEWYKNMYVETGIPKTINKSIPLSFNLSVFPNPFNQSATIYYTVPKSEPDIYLAIYDISGRCVKKFNLNKQTKGTHSVKWDGTDRAGTPLPSGIYVCCLKKTNGYLIKSVKVSIVR